A segment of the Fibrobacter succinogenes subsp. succinogenes S85 genome:
AAGAGTGCAGTAGCTGCTAATGTGGCGAAGAATCTGCTCAAGGGTTTGCATGTCGGTCAGATGTCTAACATGCTGAATGTCGGTTTCGATGCTGCCTCCAAGCTCGCCGGAGCCAATGTAAAGGTCTCTGTTGTGGGTATCGATGGCCGAGTCGTTGCAACGAACAGGGCTGTCGCTCGCGAAGGCTCAAACGCAGTCTCCATGAAAAAGCCCAAGCAGGGTGTCTACTTCGTGAAGGTCAAGGTCGGGAGCCAGAGTGCCGTCACCCGCATTATGGTCCGATAAATCAGTCTAGCCGAACGCAAGTTTAATTACTAAATTTGCGCTCGTTATGACAAAAGCAAAACTCATCAAACTCATTATTGCATCGGTGCTCGCCATCGCTGCCCTCTTCGTCCCGTACGAAGCCCTCGGCTTCGTTGGTGACCACGCGTTGAACCCTCTCGAAATTCGCGTCATCGCAATCTTTGTGATGGCTGCCCTTTTCTGGATTCTCCAACCGTTCCCGATCTGGTCCACCTCCATGTTCGTTATCGTGTTGATGATCCTTACGCTTTCGAACTCGGCTCTTATCCCGTTCCGCGTGGAAGGTGTTGAACCGCTCAAGTTCAAGGACATCATGGCAACATTTGCCAACCCGATCATCATGCTCTTCTTGGGTGGCTTCTTCCTTGCTTCTGCCGCTTGCAAGTACAACATGGACAAGAACCTTGCTCGCGTGCTCCTCAAGCCGTTTGGTAAGGATCCGAAGTGGGTGCTCCTTGGCCTCATGATTATTACTGCAGTGTTCTCCATGTTCATGAGCAACACCGCTACTGCTGCTATGATGCTCGCCATCCTCGGCCCGGTGCTCAAGCTCTTTGATGAAAATGACCGCGGTAAAGCTGCTTTTGCTCTCGCCATCCCGCTCGGTGCTAACATCGGTGGTATGGGTACACCGATCGGTACGCCTCCTAACGCCATCGCTCTTGGTGCTCTCCAGTCCAGCGGCTTCAACATCTCCTTTGGCCAGTGGATGGAATTCGGTGTTCCGTATGTGATTGTTATGATGATTCTTGCTTGGTTCTTGCTCCTCAAGCTCTATCCGATCAAGATGAAGGAAATGAACCTCGATATCGAAGGTGCCGAAGGTTTTGACAAGAGCCCGCGCGCTATTATCGTTTACATTACCTTTGCTGTGTGCGTGATTTTGTGGGTGACGGGTAGCAAGGTTCACGGTCTTAACGACAACGTGATTGCTATGATTCCGATGGCTGTGTTTGCTTTGACGGGCGTGATTAATAAGAAGGACCTCAACGAAATGAGCTGGGACGTTCTCTGGCTCGTGGCTGGTGGCTTTGCTCTCGGTCTCGGTTTGCAGCAGACCGGTCTTGCCAAGGACCTCATCAACGCTATTCCGTTCAACACCTGGTCTCCGGTCGTCCTCATGGTCGGTTGCGGCTTCATCTGCCTCTTCATGGCAAACTTCATGAGCCACACCTCTACCGCAAGCTTGCTCGTCCCGATCTTCATCGTCGTGGCTGTGAGCTGCAAGGAAAACCTCGCTCCGCTCGGTGGCGTGACCTCCTTGATGGTCGCTGTCGCTTTCGCAAGCTCTCTCGGTATGTGCCTCCCGATTTCTACGCCGCCTAACGCACTTGCCCATGCAACGGGTTACACGGATACACGTGGCATGGCTATCACGGGTATCGTGATGGGTATTGGTGGTCTCGTTCTCTCCTGGATCATGATGTTCGGCCTTTCCAAGGTGAACTTCTTCGAAGATCCGGCTGAAGCTACTGCTCCGGCTGCCGCTGTTGCCGCCCCGGCACCTGCCGCACCTGTTTATGCAAAGCCTGCCGAAGTTGCTGCTCCGGCTGAAACGATCGCTGAACCGGCTGCTGATAGCGCTGCTGTTGCCATTCCGGCTGACTCTGCCGCTAAGGTTGTGGTTGATTCTACCGCTAAGTAATTGAAAATGTCACCCCGTCTTGTCATCCCGGATTTATTCCGGGACGGGGGCGCCATCTACGAAAATCGCTCGGGATTATCCCGGGCTTTTTTTGTATTCACTTCATCTGTTTGTAAAAAGTCGTTCACAAATATCGGTGGTTTGAATAACAGATTATCTTTCTAAGTTGTTTGTATAATCCTAAAGGGTGGGGCTAAATAGCCCAAATGGGTTATTGCATTGTAACGCTTTTGTAAGTAAATTATTGAACAACCTAAACAAAAGGAAAGATAAAAATGGCTACAAAATTGAAAAAAGCTGGAAAAATTTCTGTAAATGACTTGCTCCCAGGCGATATCTTGGCGTTTAAGGGAGATCCTAATGATGATATCAGTAAACTTATCATGAAATTTACGGGTTCCGATGTGTCGCATGGCGCAATCTTTGTTCAGAATCTGGATAACGTCCTTGCTGAAGCCGGTGGCGATGGCATCCATGCTCGTCGAATGAAAGACAATACAGATTCTCGTGAAGCTTATGTGATGCGCCATAACAAGGCGGGTAAAAATGGTGTTGAACCCGTTGTGCCGATTGCCAAGGATTATGTGCTTCAGGATCTTCCGTATCCGTATTCCGACTTGATTCTTTTGGGCTTGATTCTTATTTTCAAGCATCAGGTGACAAATCAGCTTCTCTCTCGCGTTGTTGTAGAATTCTTGTGCTTGGTAGCCGCAGAACTTAAGACGATTATTGAAAAGGAAAAAACGCCTGGCAAGCATACGATGGTGTGCTCTTCTTATGTTTACCAGTGCTATCTGGATGCTTCCAAGAAAAATCCGGCACTCAAGCTCAAACTCAAGGATGCTGACGTTGGCTTTAAGGACCATCCTCTTATCGGCCGCAAGTCAAAGTCTAAGTCGGTCACGCTTTTCGATATGTATGCCAATTACGTCGAAACGCATGAAGAAGAATGCAAGAAGAACTTCAAGCTTAGAAAGTCCGTGGCTCCGAAGAAGCTCCGTTCTAAAGAAGAAATCTTGGCCGATTTGAAGAAGATTCTTTTGTCTAAAATCTCCGACAAGATTCCGACAATGACTCCAGAACAATTTTCCACGGTTATCGACATCATTGAAGCCATTAAGGATGTTATCTCTGCCTTGGCAACGTTCTTTAAGGGCGACCGTGTTTCGTTCTCCGAAATGATGAAGATTGCAAGAGAACAACAGTCCATGTTTATAACGCCGAATGATTTGGTCAATAACGTAACAAATGCTAAATGCGTTGGTATGCTGAAGGCTGAACGCTACGGCGCTGACTACGACGACAACTGGAAGAAGTAAGATTCTAGCCCGCTTTGGCGGGCTTTCTCTTTTCAATAAAATCTATGCAATAAAAAAATCCTCGCTTTTCAGCGAGGATTTTTCAGTGGTCGATACAGAACTCGAATCTGTGACCTCTACCATGTCAAGGTAGCGCTCTAACCAACTGAGCTAATCGACCATTAAGGTAGCCCAATATTAGAAAAAGATTGAGCGCTTGTCAAGGGTAGTGGGCGATAAATTTCAAAAAAAATTAAATCGCTTGCGTGGCATGTGCTTTTTACTGGTCGTCTTCGGCAATCCAGTAGTGCATTCTGCCTTTCAGGAGAATTGGGGAAATGTCTGTGTAGCACTGTCCTTGTCGGCAGTCCTCAAAATGCAAGTTGACGGTCGCTGTCCACTTGGCTTTATCTTTCTGGTCTATGCTGACGTAGTTGCTGTCGCCAGTGAGGCGCGCTCTGGGAGTGCCTTCGACCTGAATCCAAGTGTAGTCTTTTACGACGTTGTTTTCGCCGAGTTTGGGCTCGTTCACCATGATTTGCAGCTGGTCATGGCGCTCGCTGCTCCCCATGGGAATCTTGATGAGCAGGTAATGGTGCTGGTTTCGGACATAAGGGATTTCAACATCGTCTCTGCCGAGTTCCTGCGTAATTTCGTTCTGCCCGTTGATGCTGTACTTGAGGAATCCGCCGCCTTTGACTTCCCAGCTGTCGTTGATGCCGCTACAGGCGGTAAGGCTTGCGGCAATCCCTGCAATCCCGACGAATTTGGCTGCGAGTCGTGCCTGCCTTGTGAGGCTTGCAATCTTTGCGGAATAACGTGTCAAAAAGGCGAACTTCATGTTCTTAAAATAGAAAAAACGCCGGGCTTTGATACCCAGCGCATTTTAGAAGTAATACTAACCACTTCTTACTGTCTACTGCCTACTGCGGCTATACGAAACTTAGAACTTTAGTTCTGTAGTTGAGTTATGCCCTTTGGGTAGAAGACGCTAAGCTCGACCGTCAACGCCGTCAGTCTGCGGCGGTTGCTGATTCTGCTGTGCCAAGCGCGGGTCTTCGAGTACGTAAAGCGGGAGTGCTGCAAGTTCTTCGTTGTCTGCAACGAGGCGCACAATGTACTTGTCCGGGCGCACGAACTGCAAACGCTGCATGTTCAAAATCATGTTGACAGCGGCAGTATCAAAGCCCTGTGCAACCGGCTGGAGTTCAATTTCAGACTGCATCGGCGGAACAATCGGGTGTCCAACAACGTCTTCGATAGAAAGGCTCAACTGGTGCGTGCCTGCTTCGGCGCGCTGGTAGCGTAAACGGAATGCTGCGGAACACTGCGGAATCACAAGTGGAAACTTTGCGAAAATGCGGTCAAAAGCACCAAGGATGTTCATGCGGCCGCCCACATCGTTAGCGGTGGCGGCGTCACAGATTGCGGCAATTTCAATATTCATTATGGGGTCTCCAAGTATTTGATAAATGTTTAACTAAATTATAATTATATTCCGAAAAAGACGAGGATTTTATGCAAGAAATTCCACTTTGGTACTGGTTAATCGTATTTTTTGGCCTCGGCGCCTGCGTCGGGAGTTTCTATAACGTCATTGTTTACCGTATGCCGCGCGGAATTTCCTTGATTAATCCGCCTTCGCACTGCCCGCTTTGCAAAAAGAGGATCCCTATTCGCTACAATTTGCCTATTGTGGGGTGGCTTTGGCTGCGTGGCAAGAGTGCTTGCTGCAAACAGCCTATTAGCGTGATTTACCCGATTGGCGAGAGCCTTTGCGGTTTGCTTGGCGCACTTGCGCTTTATGCGGCTGCGGGCTTCGGGACGGATTTTTCTCGACCGGTCTTGTCGCCTGAGGTTTGGGCGGATGCTGCTGCGATGTTCTGGCTTTTGCTTGGCGCTTACCCCGTTTGTGCCGTTGATTGCAAGTACAAGCTGATTCCCGATTCTATCTCGGTTGGCGGGATTGTTGCTGGTCTTTTGATTTCACTCGTGCCGGGTGGCGTGACGCCTCTCCAGAGCTTGATTGGTGCCGTTGTTGCGGGCGGCGGGCTTTATCTGCTCGGCTGGATTGCCACTAAGGTGCTCAAGAAAGACGCAATGGGTTTTGGCGATGTCAAGCTCTTGGCGGGCTATGGAGCGCTTATGGATGTGACTGGCGCTGTAGAAACTCTCTTGGTTGCAGCCCTGCTTGGCATTGTGGTGATGGTTCCGTACGGGATGCTTGCCGCAAAAAAAGCGGCCAAAAACAAGAATAGCGAGGAAGCCGGGCAAATTCCTTTCGGACCGTTCCTCGCCATTGCAGCCCCAGTTATTTACCTCTGGGGCTCAGCACTCTTGGACGCTTATTTTAAGTACGTTTTAAATTAATCACTATTTTTTCTTTTTTCCGGGTCTCTGCGGCATGAAGGGGCTTTTGGCGTTTGGTTCGCTTGAACCCTTTGCTGAAACCGTTTCTTGACTTGTGACCACGGAATCGCCGACGCTCAGACCCTTGAGAATCTGGACGTTCACGCCATCGCTAAGACCTATCTTCACGCGACGCGGAGCGGCCTTGCCGTTGATGTTAATCCACACGTGGTCGCCTTCAAGCTTGGGCTTCTTGTGCTTTTTCTTGGCGCCTGTGCTTGGAGCACCGCCCGGTCCCATGCCAGGAGGCGGGGGCGGGAAGTTGTCGCCAGCTTCGGCAGTCTTCGGACGTTCTGGGCGTGGCATATCCTTCGGATCCATCATCGGAGTTCCAGCGGCAGGCGTAAACTTGAGCGCCTTGACCGGAATCGTAATAGCGTCCGTAATTTCTTGAGTGACAATCGTGCAGGTGGCGGTCATGCCCGGCAAGAGCTTCTGTTCCGGGTTCTCGGCGGTAATCACGACGGTGTAAGTTACCACGTTGCTTGTGGTCGTCGGGTTTAGGCGGACTTCTTGCACGGTGCCGTGGAATGTATCGTTCTGGAATGCGTCAACAGTAAACGTCACTCGCTGACCTTGTTTAACTTGTCCGATGTCTGCTTCGTCTACATCGGCCATGACTTTCATCTGGCTCAAATCTTTTGCAATCACGAACAACGTCGGCGTGCTCATGGAGGCTGCAACGGTCTGACCGACATCCACTGCGCGTTTCAGCACAACGCCGTCAATCGGGCTCTTGATGGTCGCGTAGCTCAAGTTCAATCGAGCCTGGGCGACTTCGTTCTTGCGCTGTTCCAAAGAGAGCTTGGCTGCATTTAAGTTGTATTCAGCCTGCTCCAGTTCGACTGCACTTGCGCTCTTGCTTGCGGCGAGCTTCTTGATGCGGTCGTACGTGCTTTGTTTGTAATTCAGGTCGTTTTCGGCACTCTTGTAAGAGATGGTCGCCTGCTTCAAGGTCGACTGTAACTTAGACTTGTCGAGTTCGGCAATGACTTGTCCCTTCTTGACCTTGGAATTGAAATCAACGTTGATCTTGGCGATGTCGCCAGAAACCTGCGTACCGACTTCCACCTGGTCCACCGGCTCTAACGAACCCGTTGCCGAGATTGTAGTCTTGATGGTATCCGTGACGACCTTGGAGCTGATGAGGGCGCCAACCTGGCTTGTGGTGTTCCCGTCAAAGAATATAGACTTGACGCCGAGGGCAACCCCTGCCAAAACGGCGATGACGATGATGATTTTCAAGAGTTTTTTCATAAGCATTAGAAAAATAGTAACATTGTTTTTTTATTACATCTATTTTGATGATTTGGGAGCACGTAAGGTTGCAAATTTTCTAGCTTAAAGGTCATGACTCGTGTACGCAAAAAAGACGATAGTTCAGAAGTCCGCAAAGTGACTTGGGTGGGGCTAGGCTGGAACGCCGCGCTTTCTGTTGCCAAGTTTGTTGTTGGCGTGGTGGGGAACTCCCAGGCGCTCGTTGCGGATGCTATCCACAGTGCGTCTGATTTTGTGACTGATGTCGCCGTGATTGTCGGCAGTCATTTTTGGAACTCGCCACCGGATGCCGAGCACCCTTACGGACACCGCCGATTTGAAACGCTTATTACGATTGGCATTGGCCTTGCCGTTGCTGCCGTGGGTATTGGCATTGGGTATAAGGCGGTCCTTGCGCTTTTGGCGGGTGAGGCATCGCACCCGGAAACGTCCGTTGCCGTGATGGCGCTTGCCTCCATTATCGTAAAGGAAATTCTATTCCGCTATACGCGAAATGCGGGGCGAAAAATCCGCAGTCAGGTGCTCGAAGCGAACGCTTGGCACCACCGTAGCGACTCTTTTAGCTCAATTCCTGTGCTTGTGGCGGTCGTTTTTGCCATTTTGCTCCCGCAGCTTTGGTTTGCGGATTCTGTCGGTGCGCTTGTCGTTGCGTTTTTCGTGATTCATTCAGCGATTGAAATTGCGGCTCCGGGGCTTAGGCAGCTTGTAGACCGTGGCGCAAACCCCGATGTCCTGGGCAAGTTACGGAGTGTGGCGCTTTCGCACCCGAAGGTCATCAGTTTGCATGGGCTCCGTTCCCGCTACGTCGGGAGTGACCTGCATGTGGACGTGCATATCGTGGTCGATGACCAGATGACGCTGAAAGATGCTCATGATGTTGCCGAAGAGGTCGAACAGTTGCTCATCGATTCGAACGAAAACGTTGTCGATGCGCTCGTGCACATTGACCCCTACAACGCCAATCGCGCCGCCCAGGGCGAAATCAAGACTATAGAGAAATAGTTATTTAGTGCCTTCGGCACAGTTACTAGTTAATAGTTAGTAGTTACTAGAAGTTTCTACGTAAACATTTCAAGTAACTATGGTTATTGCGTCGTATTGTTTTTAAATGAATGTATAAATGTTCGTCGAGAGAATAAAGCGTCGGCCAAGGATGGGGAGGGTGCAGGGAGGGGCCCGTGCGGCCTTCGCAACTCTGAGCTGGGGCCCCGCCCGCATGAAGTTCATTTTAAATTAAAAAGGCTTTGGGCGTAAGCCCATATCCCTTTTCACACCAGTAAATATTCCAATGTGGTATTAGGACTTTGGCGATTCTGCCTCGCTAGAATCGTGTTTCTATTTATATTAATTTGGTGCAAGTAGCGAGGTTTGATTATGGTACTCGACGAATTTTACAAGTTGAATAATGGGCAGCGAATCCCGAAAATTGCTTTGGGTACATGGCAAACCCCAAATGACGTGGCGGCAACCGCTGTTGCGACCGCTATTGATGCGGGCTATCGCCATATTGATACCGCAATCGCTTACGAAAATGAGGCGGGAGTCGGTGCTGGGCTCAAGGCGGCGCTAAAATCGACTGGAATTCACCGTGAAAGCATTTTTATCACGACGAAAATCCCTGCCGAAGTCAAGAATTATGCTGATACGGTACGCTGTATCCAGGAATCGATGGATCGCTTGGATGCATGCCATATCGACATGATGCTCATTCATGCTCCGCGTCCGTGGGCCGAAATGGGCGTCCCTAACGGAAACCATTATTACCGTGAAAATGTGGATGTCTGGAATGCGCTAGAAGAAGCTTACGAAGCGGGTAAAATCCGTGCGATTGGCGTCTCGAACTTTGAAATTGACGACTTGAACAATTTGCTGGCGGGTGGACGCGTGGTGCCGGCGGCGAATCAGGTTCGCGTTCACATTGGGCATGTGCCGACGGATTTGATTGACTTCTGCGAACAGGCGGGAATCTTGGTGGAAGCGTATTCGCCCAATGCGACGGGTCGCCTCTTGAAAGTGCCGGAAGTCTGTGCAATGGCGGAAAAGTACCACGTTTCGGTGCCGCAACTTGCAAGTCGCTTTGTGTTGCAACTTGGGCTTTTGCCGCTTCCGAAATCCGTGCATGAAGAACGCATCCGTCAGAACGCTAAGCTTGATTTCGAAATCAATTCGAACGATATGGCCGCTTTGCTAGAACTTGACGGATTGTAATGCAACGCGTCGTTCTGAGGCTTGCCGATCCAGTTAAATCTTGAAACGCAAAAGTCCCGCTCCATTGGAGCGGGACCTTTTGTTTCTGCATGAACGTCGCCCCTGGCGGGGCGCCTCCTTTCTCTCTACCTAACGTTCACGCGTTTAGTATTGTTCCCAACTTTCACAATGTACGAACCTGCGGTCGGGACTTTCACGCGGGTGTCAATGCTGTTCAGCTTGCCTACAGAGAGCACCTGACCGTTCATATCCATAACTGCAAAGCGCTTTGCGAGGCTCGGCTTTTCTGTGGTAATCGTGATTTCCTGTGCGCCAGATTTCATCACGCTGAATGCGCTTGTGCTGCTTAGTGCAACTCTGCGTTCGGCGATGGATGCTTCGGATTTGGCTACGAATGAAATTGCAGCCTGCTCATCGCCAATCTTGATAATGAGGTAATACATACCTGGTGCGAGGCTTTCTGTCAATCGCTTTTCGTTGACAATGGGACGTGTTGGGTTGCTGACGTTGAATATACTGTCGAGTTGGATTGGGTTTGCGGCAAATTCTTCTTCGCTAATGAGTGTCTTAGTGGGATCATTGCCGGTTGCATCCGTGGTGAACAAGAATGAAATTTTAGGCTTTGTGGGGAAGTCTGCGGTATCGCATACCGTAACTTGGGGTACGCAAGAGCCGTTATGGTTTTCTGTGTAGCAAACTTTGTATTCGTTATTTCCGGTCCTGCGCCATTCTTCCATATTTTGTTTGCTTTCCAAAGAAATTCCAGCATTTTGATCCATGTACAGCATATTTGTACTGATTCGGAGGTCACTAGACGGTGCGCGACGATTGCAAGTGAAAATGTCAATGTCGTAGATGCTGTCTTGCTTTGCGTTTGGCAAGAACTTGTCTACATCAACATAGCCCGGTGCAGAAAGGTGGTTGCCACCAATATCGACTGCTAACTTGTTATCAATGAATACCCAGATATCGTCGTTACCGCTGATGCTGAACCTTGCACCCTTCTTGTATTTGAACTGGGCGTGTGTTTCGGAACAGAAGTGGTGGTTACGTCCGCCGTTTCCGTTGCCCCCGACGTTAGATGTCCAACGCGAAACGCCATTAATGCCTATACCGCCTGGGGTTTCTGTACCTTCTGTGTAAATTGGCCAATTGGTGGGGGCCTGCTCAGGGCAGCTCCAGCCGAATACGCAATCGATCGTGGAATTGATGCTCTTGATGAAAGTCTCGGTTTCGGCGGCATCGGCGAACATTCCGTTGCAGTCGTGGCCCTTGTCCCAGCCTGGGCCGTTACAGATTGTATTGATTAATGGAATTTGTTCGGTCGGATCCAGTGCGCGAAGCTTGGTGCCGTAGAATATAGGACCTTCGGCGTTACGCTTGGTGCGTGCTGCCGGGAGCGGTTTTTGGCTTGCGTTCGCATGTTTGATAACGTCGTCAGTCGAGGCTTCTACAGGGAAAAACCCTCCCGTTACAGCAGTTTTGAGCCCAGGAACAACGAATTCATCCGAGTTGAAATCCCAACCTTTGAGTGTGCGAGTGAATGGAATGTCGAAACAGGACGTTTCATTCACGCCTTCGGTGTAATTGAACAACTGGTTGAAATACTTTTCGTCGATAAAGCATTTTTTGCCTGCTGCAGAAAGCTTTGGCTTCTTTGTTGTTTTGTCCAAAGTGTCTTCTACAAGGCCTGTCGTGACGCCTATGCAGTCGTAGATGGCTTTGATTGCGGTCGCTGCATCTACGCCTTGTGCTGCAGTTCCTGACACGGCTTGACAGCCTTCACCGCCTGCGGCGTAGCAGGAGAATGCGGGGTGTAAACTGGCATCTGTATCGTAAATCATTGTGGCGATGCCGAATGTGCAATTGCCGTGGATATTAGGCATTTCTGTGTACCAACCGTATAATTCTGCTGGGAGTGAGGCGGCTTGTCTTTCGTCAGCGACAAAGTAAAGTTTGTTCTGAAAAACGGGTTCTGATGAGTAAAGCTGAAAAAGACCATCTAAATCTATGGGCTCGGCGGCTTCACCGTTTAAGTATCCGGCTTCGCCATTGATGCCGATTCCGTATTTTAAATCGTCGTCACCTTCCATTTTTATAATAGCATTGTGTGGAAGATTTTCGTCAACGTAACGTCTAGTGAACCAGCCACAATGATCTAAATCTGGAGTTAATTCGTGTGCTTTGCCGTCTTCGTAGATTAATGGGGTGGATGTTTTCCACATGGTATTGTCGGGCAAGAATACGTGCAACTCGCGGACTGTTTCAGCCCATGTGCTTGACGCTCCCAACGCTATAAAAGATGCGGTTATGGCTTTAGTCAGTTTCATTTGTTTCCTCCTTATTACAACTTGGTATATTTTAAAATATAAAATAAAGTTTTCAAAAGATGAAATTTGTGACAAAATTCTTTCTTTTTTAAGTTGTAGGAAATTTTGACGTATCATTGGTGTATTATATAAAGTATATGCAACGCAATGTTGCATTAAGACGAAAAAATCCCGTTCGTTTGAACAGGATTTCTTACTCGTGTCACCCCGGACTTGTTCTCTTTGACCACTTAGAGCTTTAGCTCTTACGTGGTCATGATCCGCGTATGGGGACGGGGTCGCCAATGTATTTTACTTTAGTCGTTAATCATGTGTTCGTAGAATTTACGATACATGTCCTTTTCTTCGGTCTTGCGGACGGCAATAGCGTCTTGCGGATGACGGTTGAGCATACCCGTGATCATCTGCGGGATGATGTAACCCCATTCGTACTTGCTCTGCAACGGCAAGAAGAGTTCCTGAATGGCGTCGAGAACCGGGCGGAGGTCGTACTTCGGATTCTTGAGGAAGCCGAGGAGGAGTTCCGTGGTGCAGTTGCCTGCGCCGCGGCCCATGCCGGACACGGAGCCGTCGAGGTAGTCGACGTGGTTGATGATGGCCTGGATCGTGTTGGAGAAGGCGAGCTGCTGGTTGTTGTGACCGTGGAAGCCGAACTTCTTGTTCTTCACGATGCCTTTGTAGCGGGCAAGTTCCTTATCGATGTCTTCCTGGTAGAAGGCGCCGAAGCTGTCGACGAGGTAAAGCACGTCGGCCTTGCATTCTTCGTTGACCTGGTGGAGGGCTTCGTCAAGTTCCGGACCGCGGTCGCGGCTCACGGCCATGATGTTGAGCGTCGTTTCATAGCCCATGTCGTGGAAGGCGTTCACCATGCTGATGCCCTTGTCGATGTTCTTGACGTAGCTTGCCACGCGGAACATCTGGTACGGGCTTTCGGAAGCGGGCTTCACGGCATCCATGTTGACGCGGCCCACGTCAGCCATCACGGCCATCTTCATCTTGGAATCGATGCCGTCCTTGACTTTCCAGAGGAGATCGTCATCGCAGAACTTCCACGGACCGTATTCCTTCGGGTCGAAGAGTTCTGGGGAGTTCTTGTAACCCATTTCCATGTAGTCTACGCCGGCTGCGGTGAGAAGGGTGTACAATCTACGCACGAATTCAAGAGAAAAATCGTGCTTGTTGACGAGACCGCCATCGCGGATCGTGCAGTCGAGAACTTTAATGGTTTCGTAGTACATGGTTGTGTCTTCTGTTTTTGATTGTTGAAGTCTGAGACGTCATTCTGAGCGATGAAATCGCGAAGAATCCAGTCATTTTTATTTACATCGCAAAGATAGGTTCTGAAATTTCAACGGTCAATAAAAATTTTATGGTTACTGAAAAATAATTGTTATTTAACGTAAAATCTGCGTTGAAATAACAAATTGAGGCTTTTTACGTTGATTTTTATGGGTGTGTCCGTAACAAAAACATTCCATTTGGGAATCAATTGCTATAAAACCCCTATAATAAATTGCGGTTTTAGGTGGTTGTGAAAGATCTCTCGGTTGGGCTAAATGTGATTTGTTTTATAATCTACGCGAAAATTGCGTTTAATAGTATTCGCGAAAAATAATGGTTCCCCTCCCTGACGGTCGAGGATGACTGCTTCAGAATGACCAAAACGGTATACTCAATCTTTACTTTTTC
Coding sequences within it:
- a CDS encoding cation diffusion facilitator family transporter; protein product: MTRVRKKDDSSEVRKVTWVGLGWNAALSVAKFVVGVVGNSQALVADAIHSASDFVTDVAVIVGSHFWNSPPDAEHPYGHRRFETLITIGIGLAVAAVGIGIGYKAVLALLAGEASHPETSVAVMALASIIVKEILFRYTRNAGRKIRSQVLEANAWHHRSDSFSSIPVLVAVVFAILLPQLWFADSVGALVVAFFVIHSAIEIAAPGLRQLVDRGANPDVLGKLRSVALSHPKVISLHGLRSRYVGSDLHVDVHIVVDDQMTLKDAHDVAEEVEQLLIDSNENVVDALVHIDPYNANRAAQGEIKTIEK
- a CDS encoding SLC13 family permease translates to MTKAKLIKLIIASVLAIAALFVPYEALGFVGDHALNPLEIRVIAIFVMAALFWILQPFPIWSTSMFVIVLMILTLSNSALIPFRVEGVEPLKFKDIMATFANPIIMLFLGGFFLASAACKYNMDKNLARVLLKPFGKDPKWVLLGLMIITAVFSMFMSNTATAAMMLAILGPVLKLFDENDRGKAAFALAIPLGANIGGMGTPIGTPPNAIALGALQSSGFNISFGQWMEFGVPYVIVMMILAWFLLLKLYPIKMKEMNLDIEGAEGFDKSPRAIIVYITFAVCVILWVTGSKVHGLNDNVIAMIPMAVFALTGVINKKDLNEMSWDVLWLVAGGFALGLGLQQTGLAKDLINAIPFNTWSPVVLMVGCGFICLFMANFMSHTSTASLLVPIFIVVAVSCKENLAPLGGVTSLMVAVAFASSLGMCLPISTPPNALAHATGYTDTRGMAITGIVMGIGGLVLSWIMMFGLSKVNFFEDPAEATAPAAAVAAPAPAAPVYAKPAEVAAPAETIAEPAADSAAVAIPADSAAKVVVDSTAK
- a CDS encoding prepilin peptidase, which codes for MQEIPLWYWLIVFFGLGACVGSFYNVIVYRMPRGISLINPPSHCPLCKKRIPIRYNLPIVGWLWLRGKSACCKQPISVIYPIGESLCGLLGALALYAAAGFGTDFSRPVLSPEVWADAAAMFWLLLGAYPVCAVDCKYKLIPDSISVGGIVAGLLISLVPGGVTPLQSLIGAVVAGGGLYLLGWIATKVLKKDAMGFGDVKLLAGYGALMDVTGAVETLLVAALLGIVVMVPYGMLAAKKAAKNKNSEEAGQIPFGPFLAIAAPVIYLWGSALLDAYFKYVLN
- a CDS encoding efflux RND transporter periplasmic adaptor subunit; translation: MKKLLKIIIVIAVLAGVALGVKSIFFDGNTTSQVGALISSKVVTDTIKTTISATGSLEPVDQVEVGTQVSGDIAKINVDFNSKVKKGQVIAELDKSKLQSTLKQATISYKSAENDLNYKQSTYDRIKKLAASKSASAVELEQAEYNLNAAKLSLEQRKNEVAQARLNLSYATIKSPIDGVVLKRAVDVGQTVAASMSTPTLFVIAKDLSQMKVMADVDEADIGQVKQGQRVTFTVDAFQNDTFHGTVQEVRLNPTTTSNVVTYTVVITAENPEQKLLPGMTATCTIVTQEITDAITIPVKALKFTPAAGTPMMDPKDMPRPERPKTAEAGDNFPPPPPGMGPGGAPSTGAKKKHKKPKLEGDHVWININGKAAPRRVKIGLSDGVNVQILKGLSVGDSVVTSQETVSAKGSSEPNAKSPFMPQRPGKKKK
- a CDS encoding DUF6941 family protein, which produces MNIEIAAICDAATANDVGGRMNILGAFDRIFAKFPLVIPQCSAAFRLRYQRAEAGTHQLSLSIEDVVGHPIVPPMQSEIELQPVAQGFDTAAVNMILNMQRLQFVRPDKYIVRLVADNEELAALPLYVLEDPRLAQQNQQPPQTDGVDGRA
- a CDS encoding aldo/keto reductase, with amino-acid sequence MVLDEFYKLNNGQRIPKIALGTWQTPNDVAATAVATAIDAGYRHIDTAIAYENEAGVGAGLKAALKSTGIHRESIFITTKIPAEVKNYADTVRCIQESMDRLDACHIDMMLIHAPRPWAEMGVPNGNHYYRENVDVWNALEEAYEAGKIRAIGVSNFEIDDLNNLLAGGRVVPAANQVRVHIGHVPTDLIDFCEQAGILVEAYSPNATGRLLKVPEVCAMAEKYHVSVPQLASRFVLQLGLLPLPKSVHEERIRQNAKLDFEINSNDMAALLELDGL